In the genome of Shewanella glacialimarina, one region contains:
- a CDS encoding phage tail terminator protein, producing the protein MYDIKENYLVAGDALNALLAPLVTNKSVKKVYQANELSDVDERSQVTPAVHLLYMGDTLPDSAQGGATTQIKQTWLVMLACRLSIHEADAGELLVKTLSALAGKSIDLHGQRMGPFLRINSPIKPRFSKSHGYYPLAFSVQLRFNPNL; encoded by the coding sequence ATGTATGACATTAAAGAGAACTACCTGGTGGCGGGTGATGCGCTAAATGCATTGCTAGCACCTTTAGTCACGAATAAAAGCGTAAAAAAGGTTTACCAAGCTAATGAGTTAAGTGATGTCGATGAGCGTAGCCAAGTAACGCCAGCAGTTCATTTGCTTTACATGGGAGACACCTTACCCGATAGCGCGCAAGGCGGCGCGACGACACAAATTAAACAAACCTGGCTTGTGATGTTGGCGTGCCGATTATCAATTCATGAAGCCGATGCGGGTGAGTTGTTAGTTAAAACATTGAGCGCGCTAGCTGGCAAATCTATTGATCTACATGGTCAGAGAATGGGGCCGTTTTTACGCATCAACAGCCCGATAAAACCCCGTTTCAGTAAAAGCCATGGGTATTACCCATTGGCCTTTTCTGTGCAGTTACGCTTTAACCCTAATCTTTAG
- a CDS encoding tape measure protein translates to MADKTLELALRIVAEATGKQHIAALVDELKRIGVESDVANPKTQALADELDGVSDASQSGANQVDELNQRLAPLDQQLDQVAQSASTTSKQTEQLTNGLKPLATELNEVGDSSQSTSQKANTLANKLDGLANQQELINTFKRSRNELEQQELALTASALALQDLKQRASQTDAPFVQLARSIDVAEKELEQMQRELAQQSSSHTKLQNALSKSGIDYNNLTVAQRKLGAELDGTGRKVDKFAKDLDKGNNSAREHANSLRGVIGQVTALAGAYLGFDRVTQAVKDIFSTGDKYERLGVQFNALMGSIAGGEQATEWVKDFAKNTPLQLEEVSQVFVKLKAFGLDPMNGSMQAIVDQAFKLGGSFQEVEGISLALGQAWAKQKLQGEEILQLIERGVPVWELLEKATGKNTVELQKLSEQGKLSRDVIKALMDEMAKGAAGAAAANMALLSGLISNAKDNLSAFYAEVSNAGAMDWLKGQLTALNTEFATMAADGRLREWALEISNAIISIGEGVKSTGLFLYEYSDTIAMVAGAWAAFKVGSYFIDMAKGTKEAIEWLVKFEAAQKTAAAAGVVLDGGLKNTAKLLGKLGLAGAAAWSVTEIYNLGEAMWDLIKAENALAESRKFATQTEKAKITQLTALNDATGMLFRSMAEVLQAEKDGLIIYDLKTNTYKAFTAELMIQNAQVLAQEEAARAATKATKDQADATAALGNATQVAIEPIRLTIDEALRLTLTLSEQTKTLENVNGGMAGFIRQIDAAIEPLQAAGDEYAAHVQLLNELKAKFQEQQTYLDASAKGANALEQAYKDLGLTSTKSLQDTAEKSKVAFELIRDNKEPVDQVRDAFIGWAKAAIVAAEASGKMVPEGLKAQAAALQLSDEYQKLTDKSKRYSDALQGGVTSAHQKLAKDIEQTTATLAKNRAALSVSTDANTTNSDAIVDLSRNTQKLKDQTERLNEVKKLEAANFAQLKTQYESNNAELDRLNDAFKNGAINQEEYNRQKERLVQLLNILQQLMGGLGDEEENTDDQVQGTTNSLIEQREELERLEQQTGKVTEYINLFAQAQIYLNEQFSLSDKSTEDLGERVDVLTSKIVQNQRVNTGFWGHLARQYNLGLTREKQIINETLAIRKWTEELESSSATLAKVDQIGRYAKQQIRELGDEELKPLQAAIESTRSRILDLRDDINGTVNSLKDELDQLNNNQTAIEKRRYAQQQAELEAQLIAARTAQDETAIASAKEALSLSREIYQTKLKQMDAEASERRQQAQAQASTTSRDISASNAPTQSAVTPRNSTTTVSTGRVDTVRLELVMPSGNIMKADLLDEFKQLLFRELEQIKATS, encoded by the coding sequence ATGGCTGATAAAACCTTAGAACTCGCCCTGCGTATTGTTGCCGAAGCCACCGGTAAACAGCACATTGCCGCCTTAGTTGATGAGCTTAAGCGCATCGGCGTTGAGTCGGATGTGGCGAATCCTAAGACGCAGGCCCTGGCAGATGAACTCGATGGTGTCAGTGACGCCAGCCAATCCGGTGCTAACCAAGTTGATGAACTTAATCAGCGCCTTGCACCGCTTGATCAACAACTTGACCAAGTAGCCCAAAGCGCCAGTACCACAAGCAAACAAACCGAGCAGCTCACTAATGGCCTTAAGCCCTTAGCCACTGAACTTAATGAGGTTGGCGACAGCAGCCAATCGACCAGCCAAAAAGCCAACACTTTAGCCAATAAGCTTGATGGATTGGCCAATCAGCAAGAATTGATTAACACCTTTAAGCGTTCACGCAATGAGCTTGAACAGCAAGAGCTCGCCCTAACGGCTTCTGCGCTTGCACTGCAAGACTTAAAGCAACGTGCTAGCCAAACCGATGCGCCCTTTGTGCAGTTGGCGCGCTCGATTGATGTGGCTGAAAAAGAGCTGGAGCAAATGCAGCGCGAATTAGCGCAGCAATCGTCAAGCCATACTAAATTGCAAAATGCTCTGTCTAAATCGGGCATTGACTACAACAACCTCACCGTTGCTCAACGTAAATTAGGCGCTGAACTGGATGGTACTGGCCGTAAAGTTGATAAGTTTGCCAAAGACTTGGACAAAGGCAATAACAGTGCCCGCGAACATGCCAACTCATTACGCGGTGTAATTGGCCAAGTCACTGCATTAGCCGGTGCGTATTTAGGCTTTGACCGTGTTACTCAAGCGGTGAAAGACATTTTTTCAACCGGTGATAAGTACGAGCGTCTAGGTGTGCAGTTTAATGCTTTGATGGGGTCTATTGCTGGCGGTGAACAAGCCACTGAATGGGTGAAAGACTTTGCCAAAAACACCCCGTTACAGCTTGAAGAAGTCAGCCAGGTTTTTGTAAAGCTTAAAGCCTTTGGACTTGATCCTATGAATGGCTCAATGCAAGCCATTGTTGACCAGGCATTTAAGTTAGGTGGCTCGTTTCAGGAAGTTGAAGGTATTTCACTTGCGCTAGGTCAAGCCTGGGCAAAGCAAAAATTGCAGGGAGAAGAAATTCTGCAATTGATTGAGCGCGGCGTACCCGTGTGGGAGTTGCTTGAGAAGGCGACGGGTAAAAATACCGTTGAGCTGCAAAAGCTGAGCGAACAAGGCAAGCTTAGCCGCGATGTGATTAAGGCATTGATGGATGAAATGGCCAAAGGCGCGGCGGGTGCTGCAGCTGCTAACATGGCGTTGTTATCGGGCTTAATTTCTAACGCTAAAGATAATTTAAGCGCATTTTATGCCGAGGTATCAAATGCCGGTGCAATGGATTGGTTAAAAGGCCAATTAACTGCGCTTAATACCGAGTTTGCCACTATGGCCGCCGATGGCCGTTTAAGAGAATGGGCGCTTGAGATCAGTAATGCCATTATCAGTATTGGTGAAGGTGTTAAAAGTACTGGGCTATTTTTGTATGAATATAGCGATACCATCGCCATGGTTGCCGGAGCATGGGCTGCGTTTAAAGTAGGTAGCTATTTTATCGACATGGCCAAAGGCACTAAGGAAGCGATTGAGTGGTTAGTTAAGTTTGAAGCCGCTCAAAAAACGGCTGCAGCTGCAGGTGTAGTGCTTGATGGTGGGCTTAAAAATACCGCTAAGCTTTTAGGTAAGTTAGGCTTAGCGGGCGCTGCTGCCTGGTCGGTTACTGAGATATACAATCTTGGTGAAGCGATGTGGGATTTGATTAAGGCGGAGAACGCCCTTGCTGAGAGCCGTAAGTTTGCCACCCAAACCGAAAAAGCAAAAATCACCCAGCTAACAGCATTAAACGATGCGACAGGTATGCTGTTTCGCAGTATGGCGGAAGTACTGCAAGCCGAAAAAGACGGTTTAATTATTTATGATTTAAAAACCAATACTTATAAAGCCTTTACCGCTGAGTTAATGATTCAAAACGCGCAAGTGCTTGCCCAAGAAGAAGCGGCACGCGCTGCGACCAAAGCCACTAAAGATCAAGCCGATGCTACAGCCGCATTAGGTAACGCAACGCAAGTGGCTATTGAGCCCATCAGACTGACTATAGATGAAGCATTACGCTTAACGTTAACCCTGAGCGAGCAAACTAAAACGCTTGAAAATGTGAATGGGGGCATGGCTGGCTTTATTCGCCAAATTGATGCGGCTATTGAACCTTTGCAGGCAGCTGGTGATGAATATGCAGCCCATGTGCAATTGCTCAATGAGTTAAAAGCTAAATTTCAAGAACAACAAACTTACTTAGATGCCTCTGCTAAAGGCGCTAATGCACTTGAACAAGCATACAAAGACTTAGGGCTGACCAGTACTAAGTCGTTACAGGACACTGCTGAAAAATCAAAAGTTGCTTTTGAGCTTATTCGTGACAATAAAGAGCCCGTTGATCAGGTTAGAGATGCCTTTATTGGCTGGGCAAAGGCCGCAATTGTTGCCGCTGAAGCATCAGGTAAAATGGTTCCTGAAGGATTAAAAGCTCAGGCTGCTGCATTGCAATTAAGTGATGAATATCAAAAGCTGACGGATAAATCGAAGCGTTATAGCGATGCGCTGCAAGGTGGCGTCACGTCTGCACACCAGAAACTAGCTAAAGATATTGAACAAACCACTGCAACATTAGCGAAGAATCGTGCTGCATTAAGTGTTAGTACTGATGCCAATACCACTAATAGTGATGCAATAGTTGACCTTAGTCGCAATACCCAAAAATTAAAAGACCAAACAGAGAGACTTAATGAGGTTAAGAAGCTTGAAGCCGCTAATTTTGCCCAGCTAAAAACACAATATGAATCAAATAACGCCGAGCTTGATAGGCTAAATGATGCCTTTAAAAACGGTGCGATTAACCAAGAAGAATATAACCGTCAAAAAGAACGCTTAGTGCAGTTGTTAAACATTTTGCAACAGCTTATGGGTGGTTTAGGTGATGAAGAAGAAAACACGGACGATCAAGTACAAGGCACCACTAACAGCTTGATTGAACAACGTGAAGAATTAGAAAGACTTGAGCAGCAGACAGGGAAAGTCACAGAATATATTAACTTATTTGCTCAGGCTCAAATTTACCTTAATGAGCAATTTTCGTTAAGTGATAAAAGCACTGAAGACTTAGGCGAACGTGTTGATGTGCTAACCAGTAAAATAGTGCAAAACCAAAGGGTGAATACTGGTTTTTGGGGCCATTTGGCTAGGCAATATAACCTTGGGTTGACGCGTGAAAAACAAATCATCAACGAGACATTAGCCATTCGTAAGTGGACCGAAGAGCTTGAAAGCTCAAGCGCTACCCTTGCCAAAGTAGATCAGATTGGTCGATATGCTAAACAACAAATACGTGAATTGGGTGATGAGGAACTTAAGCCATTACAAGCTGCCATTGAGTCTACCCGTAGCCGAATTTTAGACTTACGTGATGATATTAACGGCACGGTCAATAGCCTTAAAGATGAGCTTGATCAACTTAACAATAATCAAACCGCTATTGAAAAGCGTCGTTATGCACAGCAACAAGCTGAACTTGAAGCCCAGCTGATCGCAGCAAGAACAGCCCAGGATGAAACCGCGATTGCCAGTGCCAAAGAGGCGCTGAGTTTAAGCCGAGAAATTTATCAAACAAAGCTTAAACAGATGGATGCAGAGGCAAGCGAACGTCGTCAGCAAGCACAAGCGCAAGCATCAACGACAAGCCGCGACATCAGCGCAAGTAACGCCCCAACACAATCAGCGGTTACCCCTCGAAATTCGACGACCACAGTAAGTACCGGGCGTGTTGATACAGTGCGGCTTGAACTGGTTATGCCATCGGGAAATATCATGAAAGCTGATTTGCTGGATGAGTTTAAACAGTTGCTGTTTCGTGAGCTTGAACAAATAAAGGCTACCTCATGA
- a CDS encoding phage tail tube protein, with protein MSGLLVAGNFFVDRLNAQGQSTGIIGPINTTKLAIKTDADEKVRGSKKKANYGQALSVVKIAKPVEVEWMFDDQPAELIAMALLGDTQVINQGSGDLTDTPLILPTNLRWAQLPQSNFATLGFSVKKDAATLVLGTDYEVNYALGLVRALKGSAVEAGGEVLVTGQHNAISGTLVKGGVNAQVRARLFGEGTNLETGKPIKLDIFDASLSPTSALDFAASEFVSATLAGKAQLVAGKDHPFEYSELDAPTA; from the coding sequence ATGAGTGGATTACTTGTTGCCGGCAACTTCTTTGTTGACCGATTAAATGCCCAAGGACAATCAACGGGGATCATTGGTCCTATTAACACCACTAAGCTTGCTATTAAAACCGACGCAGATGAAAAAGTGCGTGGTAGTAAAAAGAAAGCTAACTATGGCCAAGCGCTGAGTGTGGTGAAAATTGCTAAGCCAGTAGAGGTTGAATGGATGTTTGACGATCAACCCGCTGAGCTGATAGCGATGGCGCTGCTGGGTGATACTCAGGTTATTAATCAAGGCAGTGGTGATTTAACAGATACACCTTTAATACTGCCGACCAATTTACGCTGGGCACAATTACCACAATCTAACTTTGCCACCTTAGGGTTTAGTGTGAAAAAAGATGCGGCCACACTCGTGCTTGGTACCGACTATGAAGTGAACTACGCCCTTGGGTTAGTGCGCGCTCTAAAAGGCAGTGCTGTTGAAGCCGGTGGAGAAGTGCTGGTAACCGGTCAGCACAATGCCATTAGTGGCACCTTGGTAAAAGGCGGCGTTAATGCCCAGGTACGTGCCCGCCTATTTGGTGAAGGCACCAACCTTGAAACCGGTAAGCCTATCAAACTGGATATTTTTGATGCCAGCTTATCGCCAACCAGTGCATTGGACTTTGCTGCTAGCGAGTTTGTCAGCGCAACCTTAGCCGGTAAAGCACAGTTAGTTGCAGGTAAAGACCATCCCTTTGAATATTCAGAGTTAGATGCCCCAACTGCCTAG
- a CDS encoding Mu-like prophage major head subunit gpT family protein: MAAINAPSLQALRTMVRMEFQNALNNVEPQYLQVASVVPSNTKSNTYGWLGSMPAFREWLGDRVINSIKEHGYSITNRTFENTIGISRDDVEDDTVGTYKPMVQMLAQEGQEFPDDLVFQLLADGFTTACYDGQYFFDTDHPVNAAHDGSGVDASVPNMVVDGAYTGKPWFLLDTTRPLKPLIFQERRKLDLNTLFNPTDPAVWTKNEFQFGADMRCEAGFGFWQMAFANKRALNATNLWDSYEKMTAFTRDGGKTLKIRPSLLVVPASLEQAARKILERDLIDEGGTTVQNELKGKFQLLVVPQL; the protein is encoded by the coding sequence ATGGCCGCGATTAATGCACCGTCTTTACAAGCCCTGCGCACTATGGTGCGGATGGAGTTTCAAAATGCGCTGAATAATGTTGAACCCCAATATCTTCAAGTTGCCAGCGTAGTGCCCAGCAATACCAAGTCGAACACCTATGGCTGGTTGGGTTCAATGCCTGCGTTTCGTGAGTGGCTTGGCGATCGCGTGATTAACTCGATTAAAGAGCATGGCTATTCAATCACTAACCGCACCTTTGAAAACACCATCGGCATTAGCCGTGATGATGTTGAAGATGACACTGTGGGCACTTACAAGCCTATGGTGCAAATGTTAGCGCAAGAAGGTCAAGAGTTCCCTGATGATCTGGTGTTTCAGCTGCTTGCTGATGGTTTTACTACCGCTTGCTATGACGGCCAGTACTTCTTTGATACTGACCATCCAGTGAACGCTGCACATGACGGCTCTGGGGTTGATGCTTCAGTACCTAACATGGTGGTTGACGGTGCTTATACAGGTAAACCGTGGTTTTTACTTGATACCACGCGCCCATTGAAGCCGCTTATTTTTCAAGAACGTCGCAAGCTGGACTTAAACACCTTGTTTAACCCAACTGATCCTGCTGTATGGACCAAAAACGAATTTCAGTTTGGTGCTGACATGCGCTGCGAAGCCGGCTTTGGCTTTTGGCAAATGGCCTTTGCTAACAAGCGAGCATTGAACGCGACGAACTTGTGGGACAGCTACGAGAAAATGACCGCGTTTACTCGTGATGGCGGTAAAACCCTCAAAATTCGCCCTAGCTTATTAGTGGTGCCCGCGTCACTTGAGCAAGCTGCACGTAAGATTTTAGAGCGTGACTTGATTGATGAAGGTGGCACCACGGTACAAAACGAGCTGAAAGGTAAGTTTCAGTTACTGGTTGTTCCGCAGCTGTAA
- a CDS encoding gp436 family protein, whose amino-acid sequence MSNVTLYATTADMLSRFGQQDLVLLTEREDSVPGEINLTVLEQALSDASAEIDGYIVGRYKLPLVTVPTVLERNCCDIARYFLYGDRAPEQVEKRYQAVVKFLTSVSKGDISLGLADTGETVKQSELTVVIESAGSVFSRNSAKGFI is encoded by the coding sequence ATGTCTAATGTCACGCTTTATGCCACCACCGCCGACATGCTAAGCCGGTTTGGTCAGCAAGACTTGGTGCTGCTGACTGAGCGTGAAGATAGCGTGCCTGGTGAAATTAACCTGACAGTACTTGAGCAAGCCTTGTCTGATGCCAGTGCTGAGATTGATGGCTACATTGTTGGACGATATAAGCTGCCGCTAGTGACAGTACCGACCGTGTTAGAACGTAATTGCTGTGATATTGCCCGTTACTTTTTATACGGCGACAGAGCGCCTGAACAAGTTGAAAAGCGCTATCAAGCGGTGGTGAAGTTTTTAACCTCAGTGAGCAAAGGCGATATTAGTTTGGGGCTGGCTGATACAGGTGAAACGGTTAAGCAAAGTGAACTTACAGTGGTGATAGAAAGTGCTGGCAGCGTGTTTAGCCGTAATAGCGCGAAGGGGTTTATTTGA
- a CDS encoding HI1506-related protein, whose translation MAKSVSTIQVLLVVCLAATGYRRAGVALNKGENLLPLAELSDEQVAAFKADKRLTVSVSDVAPTAGSVELSNGDPSLNADGTVTGIVELDGKEKNLEELTVAELKDLAALMQVTDFKAMKKAELISAIQTLKTSVDLTTVKTEANE comes from the coding sequence ATGGCTAAATCTGTTTCGACAATTCAAGTCCTTCTTGTGGTCTGCCTTGCGGCCACTGGTTATCGCCGTGCGGGGGTGGCGCTTAACAAAGGCGAAAACCTCTTACCTTTGGCCGAGTTATCGGATGAACAAGTGGCTGCATTTAAGGCTGACAAACGCCTCACAGTATCGGTATCTGATGTGGCACCAACGGCGGGGAGTGTGGAGCTTTCAAACGGTGATCCGTCATTAAATGCTGATGGCACAGTAACAGGCATAGTGGAGCTTGATGGCAAGGAGAAAAACCTTGAAGAGTTGACGGTGGCAGAATTAAAAGACCTGGCAGCATTGATGCAAGTGACTGACTTTAAAGCAATGAAAAAAGCTGAGTTAATCAGCGCAATCCAGACATTGAAAACGTCTGTTGACCTGACAACCGTTAAAACAGAAGCGAATGAATAA